DNA from Variovorax sp. PBL-H6:
GGCTTCAGTCGCGCCTCTCGGCCAATCTTGCGGTCGCCTACTGCACGCTGACCAGCCGCTGCGACGAGCGCGGCGTGGGTGCCGCCCATGCCGCCATCGAGATCGACCGCAGCACCGGCCAGCTCGACCACCTGGCCGTCTCGCTCGTCGTGCTGGCCCAGATCTACCAATGCCACGGCGAATCGGCCCGCGCGCTGCGGCACTACCAGGAGGCTTTGGCCCTGGCCGAGAAAAGCGCCGAGCCACAGTTACTCTTTCCTTGCTATGAAGGGCTTGCAACCCTCTACCTCGATGCCGATGATGGTGTGCAGGCCGAGCGCTACATGGCGCTTGCCCGGGACATCTGCGATCGCGCGGGCCTCGATCCCGATGCGCTCGTCGTGCTTCCGTTCCTTTGCTGATCCCTCTGCGGGAAGGAGTCCTTCATATGGCCTCGACGATGCACCCCGTGGCGCCCGGCGAACAGGCGCCGAACTTCGCCCTCCCGGCTGTCGCTGGCTCGGGCCTCATCTCGCTCGATGACTACCGCGGCCGCAGTCCGCTTTTCCTGTCCCTGATGCTGGGCTTGTGGTGCCCCTTCTGCCGCCGGCAGCTGGCGCAACTCGGTACCTTCGAGGACAGGCTCAAGGGCATGGGTGTCGAGAGCCTGGCGGTGGTTGCCACGGCGCCGGAGAACGCTCGGCTCTACTTCAGGTTCAGGCCCATCCGCATGCCGCTGGCCGCCGACCCCGATCTTTCCACCCATCGCGCCTACGGCCTGCCGAAACCGGAGCCCACGCCGGCCATGATGGAAGCCATGGAGACGGTGCGCATCAACCCCTTCGGCGACCTGCCCGAGCCGCTGCCGATTGCGCAAGCGGGGAAGGTGCTGCACGAGCGGGATGGCTACCAGTACACACCGGCCGACCAGGGCG
Protein-coding regions in this window:
- a CDS encoding redoxin domain-containing protein, with protein sequence MASTMHPVAPGEQAPNFALPAVAGSGLISLDDYRGRSPLFLSLMLGLWCPFCRRQLAQLGTFEDRLKGMGVESLAVVATAPENARLYFRFRPIRMPLAADPDLSTHRAYGLPKPEPTPAMMEAMETVRINPFGDLPEPLPIAQAGKVLHERDGYQYTPADQGDVERQWPQLKGLFMIDRTGVVRWAYVECATEGLAGIGKMPSEEEILQAARECSG